Proteins found in one Bremerella volcania genomic segment:
- a CDS encoding DUF4159 domain-containing protein: protein MFPLRITSCPALIVAILLIVPPAMAQRAATRGGVTPQNVRDSMDKAVRYLKSTQRQDGSWPDYAEFKGGVTSLVTLALLEAGVPKDDPAIQKALTSLRSTRADKTYALALQTMVFCAVDPQKDLQLIKSNAALLESYQIQSGERAGLWSYGSPREGGGGGDNSNSQFALLALDEAAEHGAEISEQTWRRAFLRWDSMQNGSGSWGYLPNAPGTGSMTCAGITSMIITTKRLESGDAEINGDRVNCCVPLKQDSSVDRGFDWLARNMTLRTNPSEGGGGGNSLLYYLYGIERVGRLSGRRFMGTHDWYREGAELLVAWQDSLDGTWKGTGVVEQSNPLVSTSFALLFLAKGRRPVLVSKLRYTANQDWNPHRHDLNNLNRHVESLWQQKMTWQVVDVSAVKSAEDLLQTPVIWISGKDGFQITPKQEELLGQYIEAGGFIFAEAGCGGQKFDKDFRAMLKRILPDSQFRLLPPDHPVWFAEQAVSPDFAVPLWGLDACCRTSVVYTPQDLSCYWELYGSRSFLDDDNISIKVRNQVTAANAIGANVLAYATGRQLKDKLERVELTTDGGVQDELGRNVLKVAKIQHLGGSDDAPAALANMVRVAGEQLDLRFDVEKPMVTLQDDAHQFYPILFMHGRRDFGFNSKQRKNLKEYLERGGFLFADSICASKPFTAAFRREIAAIFPDAKLEAIPIDHPMLSTAYGGFDVTNVTLNDPQTRNSNEGGLKSVRRESSPELEGLFINNRLAIVFSPNDLSCAMESGASLQCKGYVKEDAARIATNVLLYAMQQ from the coding sequence TTGTTCCCACTGAGAATCACTAGCTGCCCTGCGCTGATTGTAGCGATCTTGCTGATTGTGCCCCCTGCGATGGCACAGCGTGCCGCTACGCGCGGTGGGGTGACTCCCCAAAATGTCCGCGACTCGATGGACAAAGCGGTTCGTTATCTCAAGTCAACCCAGCGACAAGACGGAAGCTGGCCAGACTACGCAGAGTTTAAGGGTGGGGTAACCTCGCTGGTCACTTTGGCGCTCTTAGAGGCGGGGGTGCCGAAAGATGATCCCGCGATTCAAAAAGCACTGACTTCGCTCCGCAGTACCCGGGCCGATAAGACCTATGCGCTGGCACTGCAAACAATGGTCTTCTGCGCCGTCGATCCGCAAAAAGATTTGCAGCTGATCAAGTCGAATGCGGCGCTCTTGGAAAGCTATCAAATCCAATCGGGCGAACGTGCCGGGCTGTGGTCGTATGGCTCCCCGCGAGAAGGGGGCGGAGGAGGGGACAACAGCAACAGTCAGTTCGCGCTGCTGGCCTTGGACGAAGCGGCCGAGCATGGGGCCGAAATCAGCGAACAGACGTGGCGGCGGGCCTTCCTGCGCTGGGATTCGATGCAGAACGGCAGCGGGTCGTGGGGTTATCTTCCCAACGCCCCTGGCACCGGAAGCATGACCTGCGCCGGCATCACGTCGATGATCATCACGACCAAACGCCTGGAAAGTGGCGACGCCGAAATCAACGGCGATCGCGTCAACTGCTGCGTGCCCCTCAAGCAGGACAGTTCCGTCGATCGCGGCTTCGACTGGCTGGCGAGGAACATGACGCTGCGTACCAATCCGTCGGAAGGGGGCGGGGGTGGAAACTCGCTGCTCTATTACTTGTACGGTATCGAGCGCGTCGGGCGACTCAGTGGCCGACGATTCATGGGGACGCACGATTGGTATCGTGAAGGGGCTGAGTTGCTGGTCGCTTGGCAAGACTCGTTGGACGGAACGTGGAAAGGAACAGGCGTCGTCGAGCAAAGCAATCCGCTGGTCTCGACCAGTTTCGCGCTACTCTTTCTCGCCAAGGGACGCCGGCCAGTGTTGGTCTCGAAACTGCGTTACACGGCCAACCAAGATTGGAATCCGCATCGTCACGATCTCAACAATTTGAATCGCCACGTGGAAAGTCTCTGGCAGCAGAAGATGACGTGGCAGGTCGTCGACGTCAGTGCCGTTAAATCGGCCGAAGATCTTCTGCAAACGCCGGTCATCTGGATCAGTGGAAAAGATGGCTTCCAGATTACGCCCAAGCAGGAAGAGCTGCTGGGGCAGTATATCGAAGCTGGCGGGTTCATCTTCGCCGAAGCGGGCTGCGGTGGTCAGAAGTTCGACAAGGATTTCCGGGCGATGTTGAAACGGATTCTGCCGGATAGTCAGTTCCGTCTGCTGCCGCCAGATCATCCAGTGTGGTTCGCCGAACAGGCCGTCAGTCCGGACTTTGCCGTGCCGCTATGGGGACTGGATGCGTGTTGCCGAACGAGTGTGGTTTACACGCCGCAGGACTTGAGCTGTTACTGGGAACTGTACGGTAGCCGCAGTTTTCTCGATGACGACAACATCTCGATCAAAGTCCGTAACCAGGTCACAGCGGCCAACGCGATCGGAGCCAACGTGTTGGCTTATGCCACCGGGCGGCAACTGAAGGACAAGTTGGAACGGGTTGAACTGACGACTGATGGTGGCGTGCAAGATGAACTGGGCCGCAACGTACTGAAGGTGGCCAAGATTCAGCACCTGGGTGGTTCGGACGATGCCCCGGCGGCACTCGCCAATATGGTTCGCGTGGCTGGCGAGCAGCTAGACCTGCGATTCGATGTCGAAAAGCCGATGGTCACGCTGCAGGATGATGCTCACCAGTTCTATCCCATTTTGTTTATGCACGGCCGCCGCGATTTTGGCTTCAATTCCAAGCAGCGGAAGAATCTGAAAGAGTATCTCGAACGAGGAGGCTTCCTCTTTGCCGATTCGATCTGCGCCAGCAAGCCGTTTACGGCCGCGTTTCGCCGAGAGATCGCGGCGATCTTCCCAGACGCCAAGCTGGAAGCGATTCCGATCGACCACCCGATGCTATCGACTGCGTACGGCGGTTTCGACGTCACCAACGTCACGCTCAACGACCCGCAAACGCGCAACAGCAATGAAGGGGGCCTCAAGTCAGTTCGCCGTGAGTCGAGCCCTGAACTGGAAGGCCTGTTCATCAATAACCGCCTGGCGATCGTTTTCAGCCCGAATGACTTGAGCTGCGCGATGGAAAGTGGTGCCTCCTTGCAGTGCAAAGGGTACGTCAAAGAAGACGCTGCCCGAATTGCTACGAACGTTCTTTTATATGCGATGCAGCAGTAG
- a CDS encoding arylsulfatase: MKPKLDVPETYGLEAPPNILIVLIDDCGFGQCSTFGGAAPTPTLDRIAKNGIIYNRFHTTALCSPTRAALLTGRNHHSVGSGVIGEAGTGFPGYTGIIPASAGTFAEVLRENGYMNAWFGKNHNVPDWETSIVGPFDRWADGLGFDYFYGFVGGDTDQFHPALVENKRRMTAPETNEDGSPYHLTTDLADHAIRMMRASKAVAPQRPFFVYFAPGATHAPHQVPEEWIEKFEGKFDGGWDKYREDTFARQKKMGIIPANTQLTPRPESLPAWDSLPEDQRKVYARMMAVFAAFTAHTDHEVGRVVDAIDEMGELDNTLVIYIAGDNGSSAEGGMSGLLNEMTFFNGIEEPLEAKLKAIDTLGSAKHYNHFPAGWAWAMDTPFQWTKQIASHFGGTRNGMAISWPKGIKARGEVRDQFHHVIDVYPTILEIVGVETPAQLNGIAQKPVEGVSMVYSFNDADAEDRRTTQYFEMLGNQGIYHDGWMASALRGVPWASENPPANLLDMPWELYHVEEDFSQANDLAKQKPEKLKDLVKLFFAEASRYNVLPLDDRKTARLAVDNRPSLTQGRTKFVYPNLLRLTEGSSPDLKHKSHTITADVVVPEGGADGVLFTQGGDFCGYGFYVKDGKLTYHYNLAGVDRYTIESKDKIPTGNVQLKMEYVTDADKPLAGADVTLYANDQVVGKGRVEKSIPNRVTLDETTDIGFDTGTPINDQYEVPFKFGGQLKTVTIELK, from the coding sequence GTGAAACCGAAGCTGGATGTACCGGAAACGTACGGCTTGGAAGCCCCGCCGAACATCCTGATCGTGCTGATCGACGATTGTGGTTTCGGGCAGTGCAGCACCTTTGGTGGTGCGGCTCCGACACCGACGCTGGATCGGATCGCCAAGAACGGAATCATCTACAATCGCTTCCACACTACGGCGCTGTGTTCGCCAACTCGGGCAGCACTTTTGACCGGTCGAAATCATCATTCGGTTGGTTCCGGGGTGATTGGTGAAGCTGGGACCGGCTTCCCGGGCTACACGGGAATCATTCCAGCCTCCGCGGGTACGTTCGCGGAAGTGCTACGCGAGAACGGGTACATGAATGCCTGGTTCGGCAAGAACCACAACGTGCCAGACTGGGAAACGAGCATCGTCGGTCCGTTCGATCGTTGGGCCGATGGGCTTGGGTTTGATTACTTCTATGGTTTCGTCGGCGGCGATACCGACCAGTTTCATCCGGCGTTGGTTGAGAACAAGCGACGTATGACCGCTCCGGAAACCAATGAGGATGGTTCCCCTTATCACCTGACGACCGACCTGGCCGACCATGCGATTCGGATGATGCGTGCTTCGAAGGCCGTGGCTCCGCAGCGTCCGTTTTTCGTTTACTTCGCTCCCGGCGCGACGCATGCTCCTCACCAGGTGCCGGAAGAATGGATTGAGAAATTCGAGGGCAAGTTCGATGGTGGTTGGGATAAATACCGCGAAGATACGTTTGCTCGCCAAAAGAAGATGGGCATCATTCCCGCCAACACGCAGTTGACGCCGCGGCCAGAATCTTTGCCGGCTTGGGATTCCCTGCCGGAAGATCAACGCAAGGTATACGCCCGGATGATGGCCGTCTTTGCCGCGTTCACCGCGCATACCGATCATGAAGTCGGCCGTGTGGTCGATGCGATCGACGAAATGGGGGAACTCGACAACACGCTGGTGATCTACATTGCCGGCGACAATGGTTCGAGTGCCGAAGGCGGCATGAGCGGTCTGCTGAATGAAATGACCTTCTTCAACGGGATCGAAGAACCGCTGGAGGCCAAGCTGAAAGCCATCGACACGCTGGGAAGTGCCAAGCACTACAATCACTTTCCGGCTGGTTGGGCTTGGGCGATGGACACGCCGTTTCAGTGGACCAAGCAAATCGCCAGTCACTTTGGCGGAACACGCAATGGCATGGCCATCTCGTGGCCCAAAGGGATCAAGGCCCGCGGAGAAGTGCGGGATCAGTTTCATCACGTGATCGACGTTTATCCGACCATTCTCGAGATCGTCGGTGTCGAGACGCCTGCCCAGTTGAACGGAATCGCTCAGAAGCCTGTCGAAGGGGTTAGCATGGTCTATTCGTTTAACGATGCGGATGCGGAAGACCGTCGGACCACGCAGTACTTTGAAATGCTCGGCAACCAGGGCATCTATCACGACGGTTGGATGGCCAGCGCCTTGCGAGGTGTGCCGTGGGCTTCCGAAAATCCGCCTGCGAATCTGCTCGATATGCCGTGGGAGCTTTATCACGTCGAAGAGGACTTCAGCCAAGCCAACGACCTGGCAAAGCAGAAGCCTGAGAAGCTAAAGGATTTAGTCAAACTGTTTTTCGCGGAAGCGTCGCGCTACAATGTGTTGCCGCTGGACGATCGCAAGACCGCGAGACTGGCGGTCGATAACCGCCCCAGTTTGACGCAGGGGCGCACTAAGTTCGTCTATCCCAATCTACTTCGCTTGACCGAGGGTTCGTCTCCTGACCTGAAGCACAAGAGCCACACGATTACGGCGGACGTCGTTGTCCCTGAAGGGGGTGCCGACGGTGTGTTGTTCACCCAAGGGGGCGATTTCTGCGGATACGGATTCTACGTGAAGGATGGCAAGCTGACGTACCATTACAATCTGGCGGGAGTCGACCGCTACACGATCGAGTCGAAAGATAAGATTCCGACCGGGAACGTTCAGTTGAAGATGGAGTACGTCACCGACGCCGACAAGCCGCTGGCCGGTGCCGATGTGACGCTCTACGCGAACGATCAAGTGGTTGGTAAGGGACGCGTCGAGAAGAGCATTCCCAATCGGGTCACGCTCGACGAGACGACCGACATCGGCTTTGATACCGGAACGCCCATCAATGACCAGTACGAGGTGCCATTCAAGTTTGGTGGTCAATTGAAGACGGTGACGATCGAACTGAAGTAA
- a CDS encoding DUF1573 domain-containing protein: MPLIILLISVTTAGVLWLSGPFDSQSSNPAPEKETKAASPQKPSTTTKPVTKTEEETPKQEKAAAKKNTAYPIAVTDETSYNFGVLPRFTQAQHVFKIRNEGTAPLELKQGPSSCSCTLLGLETSKVLPGETAEIKLEWTLKFKEGNFSQSAVIFTNDPDRKEIEFVVKGLTETRLGLSESKVVFSSLYPGDSPTKEVLLYSRTLKSLGEVTQTVKASIPGVKVSLHEASPEDLKAVEGRCGYIIKVEVPGDLESEHHVGQVVFTAHPEELAEEEEVEARTPEVALNIDLRVKDPGATFFSTLIDGWGRIKLGEVSSAEGSELLKLNFRVDQGSTPWKVTNIRKYPKFLDVKVVPLDADRGMFQLQIQVPPGAPSGNYYGQTIGHIVLESDHPYIPRVPSENRIGIALEFHVK, from the coding sequence ATGCCCCTGATCATTCTTCTGATTTCCGTCACCACCGCGGGAGTCTTGTGGTTGTCAGGCCCCTTCGATTCTCAGTCGTCGAATCCAGCTCCGGAAAAAGAAACCAAAGCGGCCAGTCCCCAGAAGCCCTCGACGACCACAAAGCCTGTCACCAAGACCGAAGAAGAAACACCCAAGCAGGAGAAGGCCGCAGCCAAGAAGAACACGGCTTACCCCATCGCGGTGACGGACGAAACGTCCTACAACTTTGGCGTCCTGCCCCGATTCACGCAGGCCCAGCACGTTTTCAAAATCCGCAACGAGGGGACCGCTCCCCTGGAACTCAAGCAAGGTCCCAGTTCGTGCAGTTGCACGCTGCTCGGCCTGGAAACCTCGAAGGTTTTGCCAGGCGAGACGGCGGAAATCAAACTCGAATGGACCTTGAAATTCAAAGAAGGAAACTTCTCTCAGTCCGCGGTTATTTTCACCAACGACCCTGACCGCAAAGAGATCGAATTCGTCGTCAAAGGCCTAACCGAAACGCGCCTGGGTTTGAGCGAATCGAAAGTGGTCTTCTCCTCGCTTTACCCCGGCGACAGTCCCACGAAAGAAGTCCTGCTGTATTCCCGCACGCTCAAGTCGCTGGGCGAGGTAACTCAAACCGTCAAAGCCAGCATCCCCGGCGTCAAGGTCTCGCTGCACGAGGCCTCGCCCGAAGATCTAAAGGCGGTCGAAGGACGCTGCGGCTACATCATCAAGGTCGAAGTGCCCGGCGATTTGGAATCGGAGCACCATGTCGGTCAGGTCGTATTCACCGCCCATCCCGAAGAACTTGCCGAGGAAGAGGAGGTCGAGGCGCGAACTCCGGAGGTTGCCTTGAACATCGATCTTCGCGTCAAAGACCCAGGAGCAACCTTCTTTTCGACCCTGATCGACGGCTGGGGACGCATCAAGCTGGGTGAGGTCTCTTCCGCGGAAGGGAGCGAACTGCTGAAGCTCAATTTTCGCGTCGATCAGGGATCGACCCCCTGGAAGGTCACCAACATCCGCAAATATCCAAAATTTCTCGACGTAAAAGTCGTCCCCTTGGATGCTGATCGCGGCATGTTCCAGCTACAGATCCAGGTACCCCCCGGTGCGCCTAGTGGGAATTATTATGGTCAAACGATCGGGCACATTGTCCTGGAAAGCGACCATCCCTACATTCCCCGCGTTCCCTCAGAAAATCGAATCGGAATCGCGCTTGAATTCCACGTCAAATAA
- the pilM gene encoding pilus assembly protein PilM has protein sequence MSPTESSIDPYDRLLRIKTEGKTLNFYEVLKLEVFENDVNYIRNYGEKARKQLHSKFGEIDPGLWRQVFNHVEDAIATLTDKEKKAEYDKKLDIEQSSSSARLASSSNGSSHKATAKSAEPGDRIQCRKCSTLNPPSRRFCSDCGDALFLACPECGGMNTVHERFCGQCGVNLQASATAQREALESKFDEAEALLKDGRHDRACDVLRTLTKAQHEGEIEFAKRAATMITQITLEKDRLINRAPEVEAEAKQLRDGKHAEKAVALIREIPKNLWPESLKELYEEVSETKKQIKRLAQEIKTAIQERRTSRLLPKVERLLELKPHDISAQRLAEKLRKSQDQADRLKREKLVEKAKQYIKQFRYERAHQVLSEVPESVRTENFLKFFDQVSELAFLSADLRRSSYADPILVGMASRLVKMMPKDKHSIDRLHKITQRVEQARKNRGAPSSYWTEPPKTTTLGIPVDLYPRYRKFNTDAVNDNEHFDLFASGFVVAVGLGLQGIGIAKIETNLLPNKSGGMFGLIGVGRKAPTGDLAWGIDLSNSGLKAVLLRKERKGEKKDEIETIVHIEQMVKIEYKRPLSRADDADRRGLIQDAVEQFFSTVGKDVFNDKRGKPIVCLSLPATEVLGRFLSLPPVEDKKIPKTVQYEVRHQIPFPIEELSWDYHVWDDNIAPEDMGLESEAKRTCVVVATRLTKLQERLAFLRGLGITPNLVQTDQMAIYNFFDFDLFSDESYRQQMEETQQAVGILDVGSDASHLIICGPNSIWFRGLEVGGENFTRILVRQMSLTFTKAEELKKKPDTADEIFKLYDVIEPVLKNISKETSYSVNTYAGLDKLKLAEVKLVGGGSYLHGLLTFLQYGKFLDI, from the coding sequence ATGTCACCCACTGAATCGAGCATCGACCCGTACGACCGTCTGCTTCGGATAAAAACCGAGGGGAAAACACTCAATTTCTACGAGGTGTTAAAACTCGAAGTTTTTGAGAACGACGTCAATTACATTCGCAATTACGGCGAGAAAGCTCGCAAGCAGCTGCATTCCAAATTCGGTGAAATCGACCCTGGCCTCTGGCGACAAGTCTTCAACCATGTCGAGGACGCCATCGCAACGCTGACCGATAAGGAAAAGAAAGCCGAGTACGACAAGAAGTTGGATATCGAGCAGTCGAGCAGTTCTGCTCGGCTCGCGTCCAGTTCCAACGGAAGCAGCCATAAAGCCACCGCGAAATCAGCGGAGCCTGGCGACCGTATCCAGTGCCGCAAGTGTTCGACGCTCAATCCACCTTCGCGCCGTTTTTGTTCCGATTGCGGCGACGCGCTCTTTCTGGCCTGCCCTGAGTGCGGTGGCATGAACACCGTCCATGAACGGTTCTGCGGCCAATGCGGGGTCAACCTTCAGGCCTCTGCCACTGCCCAGCGCGAAGCCCTGGAATCGAAGTTCGACGAAGCCGAAGCATTGCTTAAAGACGGGCGACATGACCGCGCATGCGATGTTTTGCGAACCCTCACCAAGGCACAGCACGAGGGGGAGATCGAATTCGCCAAGCGTGCCGCCACCATGATCACGCAGATCACGCTCGAGAAAGATCGCCTGATCAATCGTGCGCCCGAAGTCGAAGCCGAGGCCAAGCAGCTGCGCGACGGTAAGCACGCCGAAAAAGCGGTCGCCTTGATTCGGGAAATCCCGAAGAACCTCTGGCCTGAATCGCTGAAAGAGCTTTACGAGGAAGTCAGCGAAACGAAGAAGCAGATCAAGCGACTCGCCCAGGAAATCAAAACGGCCATCCAGGAACGCCGCACGTCGCGTCTGCTTCCCAAAGTGGAACGCCTGCTCGAACTCAAGCCGCATGACATTTCGGCCCAGCGTCTGGCTGAAAAGCTTCGCAAGTCCCAAGACCAGGCCGATCGCTTGAAACGCGAGAAGCTGGTCGAGAAAGCCAAGCAGTACATCAAGCAGTTCCGCTACGAGCGAGCCCACCAGGTTCTCTCGGAAGTTCCCGAGTCGGTCCGCACGGAAAACTTTTTGAAGTTCTTCGATCAAGTCTCAGAGCTGGCCTTCCTTTCGGCTGACCTGCGGCGAAGTTCGTATGCCGACCCCATCCTGGTCGGCATGGCCAGCCGCCTGGTCAAGATGATGCCGAAAGACAAGCACTCGATCGATCGGCTCCACAAGATCACCCAACGGGTCGAGCAGGCTCGCAAGAATCGCGGCGCACCCAGCTCGTATTGGACCGAGCCTCCCAAGACCACCACGCTGGGGATTCCCGTCGATCTTTATCCGCGATACCGCAAGTTCAATACCGATGCGGTCAACGACAACGAGCACTTCGATCTGTTTGCTTCCGGCTTTGTCGTCGCCGTGGGACTTGGACTGCAGGGAATTGGCATCGCTAAAATCGAAACCAACTTGCTACCCAACAAAAGCGGCGGCATGTTCGGATTGATTGGGGTCGGCAGAAAGGCCCCGACGGGCGACCTTGCCTGGGGTATCGACCTGAGCAACTCCGGTCTGAAAGCGGTGCTGCTGCGAAAGGAACGCAAAGGCGAAAAGAAAGACGAGATCGAAACGATCGTTCACATCGAACAGATGGTGAAGATCGAATACAAGCGGCCCCTCTCCCGAGCGGACGACGCCGACCGCCGCGGTCTGATTCAAGACGCCGTCGAGCAGTTCTTCAGCACGGTTGGCAAAGACGTCTTCAACGACAAGCGAGGAAAGCCGATCGTCTGCTTGAGCCTGCCGGCAACCGAGGTTCTGGGACGCTTTTTGAGTCTTCCGCCGGTGGAAGACAAGAAGATCCCCAAGACGGTTCAATACGAAGTGCGTCACCAGATCCCCTTTCCGATCGAAGAATTGTCTTGGGACTATCATGTCTGGGATGACAATATCGCACCGGAAGATATGGGCCTGGAAAGCGAAGCCAAGCGAACGTGCGTGGTCGTCGCCACACGCTTGACCAAGCTCCAAGAACGATTGGCGTTCCTGCGAGGCCTGGGCATCACGCCTAATCTCGTTCAAACCGATCAGATGGCGATCTACAATTTCTTCGATTTCGATCTCTTTTCGGACGAGTCGTATCGCCAGCAAATGGAAGAGACCCAGCAGGCCGTCGGCATTCTCGACGTCGGCTCGGATGCAAGTCACCTGATCATCTGCGGCCCCAATTCCATCTGGTTCCGCGGCCTGGAAGTTGGTGGCGAAAACTTCACGCGTATCCTCGTGCGACAGATGAGCCTCACGTTCACCAAGGCAGAAGAACTCAAAAAGAAGCCGGATACGGCGGACGAGATCTTCAAGCTATACGACGTGATCGAGCCAGTGCTCAAAAACATCTCGAAGGAAACATCCTACTCGGTGAACACGTACGCCGGGCTCGACAAACTGAAGCTGGCCGAGGTCAAGCTCGTGGGCGGGGGCTCGTACCTGCATGGGCTGTTGACCTTCCTGCAGTACGGAAAGTTCCTCGACATCTAG
- a CDS encoding DUF1559 family PulG-like putative transporter produces the protein MKKRGFTLIELLVVIAIIGILVALLLPAVSRAREAARNAECKNNLRQFGIGAYIFSGVDKKGRLISSAYDYRRDGCPDTYGWVADLVNTGSAAPAEMLCPTSPLRGLEKLNDLLGGPTGSTGPKEGAETFKLYGGICGSETTPFSGTAYNTPGNDRGEYLKTFLIDQGYNTNYASSWFAVREQPKYSASGKDLLIEGPMKGLGGSKGGLRLRTVESAIVPSQAIPLHGCGAPGDTDEAVLDNDISVDADLTEGARLAESFNDGPAALSSKSGITTTVSVSHSTFVAYDSDGVSGAWDGLDDPTKWGNDETSTDTTGTGTFNDIGQRVAGQGGTSQQWAQDTRDWFAWHSVGKTGGAANILMADGSVKTAFDVNGDGFLNPGFSIDDEANSEDLLIGGVGYTDDTVEMDWFDIYCGVNILPRKAQKGTFED, from the coding sequence ATGAAGAAGCGTGGTTTCACGTTGATTGAACTGTTGGTGGTTATCGCCATCATCGGTATCCTCGTTGCCCTGCTGTTGCCTGCCGTTTCGCGTGCTCGTGAAGCTGCTCGTAATGCAGAATGCAAGAACAACCTGCGTCAATTCGGTATCGGTGCCTACATTTTCTCCGGCGTCGACAAGAAGGGCCGTCTGATCAGCTCCGCTTACGACTACCGTCGTGACGGTTGCCCAGACACCTACGGTTGGGTTGCTGACCTGGTGAACACCGGTTCCGCTGCTCCTGCCGAAATGCTCTGCCCAACCTCGCCACTGCGTGGTCTGGAAAAGCTGAACGACCTTCTCGGTGGCCCAACCGGTTCGACCGGTCCAAAAGAAGGTGCTGAAACCTTCAAGCTGTACGGCGGCATCTGCGGTTCGGAAACGACTCCGTTCAGCGGCACCGCGTACAACACCCCAGGTAACGACCGTGGTGAATACCTGAAGACTTTCCTGATCGACCAGGGTTACAACACGAACTATGCTTCCAGCTGGTTCGCTGTTCGTGAACAGCCTAAGTACTCGGCCAGCGGCAAGGATCTCCTTATTGAAGGTCCGATGAAGGGTCTGGGCGGCTCGAAGGGTGGCCTCCGTCTGCGTACGGTTGAATCGGCCATCGTTCCTTCGCAAGCCATTCCGCTGCATGGTTGTGGTGCTCCTGGCGACACTGACGAAGCCGTTCTCGACAACGACATCAGCGTCGACGCTGACCTGACCGAAGGTGCACGTCTGGCTGAATCGTTCAACGACGGTCCTGCTGCTCTGTCCTCGAAGTCCGGCATCACCACCACGGTTAGCGTTTCGCACTCGACCTTCGTCGCCTACGATTCCGATGGCGTCAGCGGTGCTTGGGACGGTCTGGACGATCCTACCAAGTGGGGTAACGACGAAACCTCGACCGACACGACCGGTACCGGTACGTTCAACGACATCGGTCAGCGCGTTGCTGGTCAGGGTGGTACGAGCCAGCAATGGGCTCAGGACACTCGTGACTGGTTCGCTTGGCACTCGGTTGGTAAGACCGGCGGTGCTGCTAACATCCTGATGGCTGACGGTTCGGTCAAGACCGCTTTCGACGTCAACGGCGACGGCTTCCTGAACCCAGGTTTCTCGATTGACGACGAAGCCAACAGCGAAGATCTGCTGATCGGTGGCGTTGGTTACACCGACGACACGGTTGAAATGGACTGGTTCGACATCTACTGCGGTGTCAACATCCTGCCTCGTAAGGCTCAAAAGGGTACCTTCGAAGACTAG